Part of the Sulfobacillus acidophilus DSM 10332 genome, ATCGTCGTCAATTACCCACACCGTCATCATCGGCGTCCTCCAGATTCAACTGGAATCTTATCCCAGGTATTCGGCACAAAAGACAAAACTCCTGTTTCCCCGTAATTATTTTGTAACATTTTCGGGCTACACTAGTTCTAGCTCGTCACAGGAATCTATGTTGGGGAAGGTGATACCATGCCGACCATTTCGCGCACGATTGCGGCAGCCGTCGTCGGATTTGCCGTCGGAGCCGGAGCTGTCGGTGGCGGCTTTTACACGTATGACCACCTAAATCCGTCGGCTGCGGGCCAAACCGCTCCGAACATTCATCAATATGCTACCGTCGCATCGGCTCCCGCGACCCTGCCCTTGGGTCCGGACACCATTTCCAACGTGGTCCAGCGGGTCAGTCCGGCGGTCGTAAAGATTGTGGCGACCGTGCCGCAACAAGTAAACATTAACTCGTCGCCCTTTTTTAACCCGTTTTTCGGATCATTGTTCGGTGGCAATCTTTTGCCCCAAACACAGATTCAAACCGACATCGGAACCGGATTTTTCTTTAATCCGGCCGGTTACATTTTGACCAACGACCATGTCATCCAGGGAGCCAGCAAAATTCAAGTATACGTCAAGGGCTATAGTCAACCGTTTACCGCCACGGTCGTCGGTACCGATTATCAAACCGACTTGGCGGTCATTAAAATTAACGCCCCCAAACCCATGCCGTCCCTGGTGTTAGGCAATTCCAACACGACACCGGTCGGCGCCTGGGTCATTGCCATCGGGAACCCGTATGACCTCAACGATACCGTAACGGTCGGGGTGATTAGCGCGAAAGGGCGCCCCTTGACGATTGGATCCCGTAACTATACGAATCTGCTGCAAACGTCGGCGGCCATCAATCCGGGCAATAGCGGCGGGCCCTTATTAAACCTGGCCGGCCAAGTCGTGGGGATTAATACGGCCGTGTCGACCCAAGGTCAAGGTATCGGTTTTGCTATTCCCACCTCAACCGTGGATCAAATTTTGCCCCAACTGATGAAATACGGGCACGTTTCGCGGCCTTGGCTAGGAGTCTTTATCACGACCGACAACGCCTCGATGAAAAGCCAATATAACCTTCCGACCGCCTCCGGCGTCGTTATCGCGTACGTCGAGCCCAATAGTCCGGCCGCTCAAGCGGGTCTAAGCGCCGGCGAAGTGATTACGGCGGTCAACGGCCAAACCGTGTCCTCCGCCAACCAACTGCAAACGATGGTTGAACGGCAGTCGGTAGGAAGCCAAATCACGTTGACGGTCAACGATCAAGGGCATATCTTCACCAAAACGGTGACGCTGGCCCAAGAACCGAACGGGCCCATCACCATGCCGTCTCCCTCGCCCTAACGGCGCCGGGCTTTAGCGTCCCGGCGCCGGCGGCATCGGCCGTTCCATTTCATAGCGTGTAATCTGATAGCCGCTACGCTGATATAAACGGACCGCATCCTGATTATCGGCCGTCACGTATAACCGTGCGGTAGTAAGCCCGTGTTGAACAATAAACTGATGAGCCGCGTCCATTAAGAGTTCCCCCAACCCCTGGCGGCGATAGGGCGGCCACAAGTACACTTGATCCACCGACCCGTATGCGCCCTGCAAGTCCATTCGCACCGCGACCCAGACGAACCCGGCAATGGTGCCGTTATCATCTAAAATAAAAATCCCGTTTTCCAGCGGACGTCGACCGGCCACCCGGAGCCGCTGGGCTTGGTCCGCCAAGAAGGAGGAAGTGCAGACAAAACGCGGAAAATTAATTTGATATAAATCACACTGCGCATCCAAAAGCGCCCGAAAATCCTGATGCGGGCGATAGGGACGCACCAGCATGGAACTCCCCCCTTCCCGTCTTGTCATTGTATTGTACACGTTCCCCGAAAGAACCCCGTGCGGTCTATGACGATTTTTCATCCCGCGGCTGCCGGGAATTGCCGCGGTCACGCCAATACCGTTCGGAATAATGGGCCATCACATCGGCCCCGTCAAAAAGCGACTCTTCGGCACAGGCGGTCTCTAGCCCCGGTCCCCGCAAGTACCATTCGCCATGGTCGGGATAGATCACCACATCCGTTTGGGAAAAATGTCGCCACCCTTCCACGTCGAAGACCACCAGGCCGTCCGGTCCCGCTTCAAAGGCCAATGCCAACCGACTGCCGGACGGCTTCGCCACCACATCCCCGGCCACCAAGGGAATCGACCGCTCCCCGATTCTTAAGGTGCCTGAGCCCTCCCATACGAGATAGCATTCATCCACGTCCGAATGGGCATGATTCCGATTGGCAACACCCCCCGGCTTTATCCGGTAGGTTTGCACCGCCAATCGGTCGGACCCGAGCATGCCGCCTAAATAGACAAAGTCTGCCGTCGGCGTTTTTTTGACCGACTTTAACAACATCGGATGGCGCCCCGAATCCCAAGGCCGGACCATCGGTGGAGTCCAACCGTCAACCCAGCCGGACGGCGAACCTTGGACAAATGCCGACCATTCGGCCAGTAACGTTTCCACTGCCTCTTGCCCGGTTAGGCGCCAAATCCCCAGACGACGGGTATAAAACGAAAATTGACGGGTCAACCATTCTTCCGCCGCCGCCGTCAAAGGAGGTACCCAAGCTATGACCGGCGAAGGATGGACCCCGGCAACCGCACGGGAAAGGGTTTGCCGTATCCAATCCGCCATGAGGCGCCATTGGGTCCGCGGATTGCCGGCCGGCAGATCGCCGACGCCCCCTTGCCAGCTTTCCGGGAAAAACAGCGGCCAAGCCCAATCGACTCGAATCACACCCTGTCCGCCGACAGCGGCGGAAAATTCGCCCACCAGCCCGACTTCGGTCGGCGACGCCGCCGTGCCGAACACTAACGCGCCATCCACCTGATCGCCCCCTCCCCTCTATATTACGAACTGAAAAAAACCCCTGCCAGAGGCAGGGGCTTTTCCCGACCGACACGCCGACGGTCGTTTACCGGGAGGCCGACCGACGAGTCATCGCCAAGTAGACGATGCCGGCCACCACAAAGCTGACATAATAGGAAATATCCCCTAGCTGCGGATATTTGAGGGCAATCGGTCCTTGATAGAGTGACTGGTTAAAGAACGGGATAGAAGCGATTACCCCAATTAACCACGCCCAAAATCCGCGGCCGAGGATCCGTCGGGGATCGTAAAAAATCGCGGTCGTATAACGTCCCCGATGCACCACAAAGAAATCGACGAGAACGATGGCGGTCCACGGCGCCAACCAATAACCCAGTAAAAACAAGAAGTTTTCGAAGCTCAGATAATAGGACGTCCGCCCAATCCAAGCGACCACGCCCCCGACCAGCCCGACCAGAATCGCGGCCACCCAACGCTTTAAGGGTACATTAATGACCAACGCCGATAGGGAACTCGAATAGATATTGAGGACATTGGCGGTAATGGTTCCAATAATTACGGCCACCAACGTCAGTCCCACCAACCAATGCGGCTGGATCCCGGTCAAAAGATTGATGGGATTGGTCCCGGCCGCCGCCTGCGGAAAGATGGTCGCTAAGGCCACCCCCACCAACTCGAGCCAGAATGCGGCAATAAAATTGGAGCTGGAGGCATTGAAAAATACCACCCCGGGTTTCGTCTGATTCGGCAAATACCGGGTATAATCCGACCCGTAAACTGTCCAGCCCAATAAATACGAGAAGGCCAGTCCTATCGCCTCAATGAAACTGCCACTTAACCCGCTGTACTGTCCCAATGGCGATTTGGCGTTAAACGGCAGGTGATATTGGGCATGCGCAAACGCGAAGACGGATACGGCCAAAAATATCAGCGTAAGAATACCGGCCATAACCCGTTCCACCGCATGAATCATGTTATAGCCGAATACCGCCACAATCACTTGAACCAGTACCATGACGACCAACCCGATCCAAAAAGGCGCATGAAACAAACTGGTAAAGGCGAATGTGCCCAAT contains:
- a CDS encoding GCN5-related N-acetyltransferase (PFAM: Acetyltransferase (GNAT) family~InterPro IPR000182~KEGG: sth:STH2514 putative acetyltransferase~PFAM: GCN5-related N-acetyltransferase~SPTR: Putative acetyltransferase) gives rise to the protein MLVRPYRPHQDFRALLDAQCDLYQINFPRFVCTSSFLADQAQRLRVAGRRPLENGIFILDDNGTIAGFVWVAVRMDLQGAYGSVDQVYLWPPYRRQGLGELLMDAAHQFIVQHGLTTARLYVTADNQDAVRLYQRSGYQITRYEMERPMPPAPGR
- a CDS encoding permease for cytosine/purines uracil thiamine allantoin (PFAM: Permease for cytosine/purines, uracil, thiamine, allantoin~TIGRFAM: NCS1 nucleoside transporter family~COGs: COG1457 Purine-cytosine permease and related protein~InterPro IPR001248~KEGG: amv:ACMV_33780 NCS1 family transporter~PFAM: Permease, cytosine/purines, uracil, thiamine, allantoin~SPTR: Putative purine-cytosine permease), which encodes MASEVTPHYGDEIAQIEPIGIEHIPDSERHGKPFSVFTLWFGANVELATLTTGVAAVALFGLNFWQAAIGLLIGNLLGATVLGLVSTFGPRLGVPQLVHSRAAFGFFGNFVPGALNLISGAMWFAVNTVLGTFAFTSLFHAPFWIGLVVMVLVQVIVAVFGYNMIHAVERVMAGILTLIFLAVSVFAFAHAQYHLPFNAKSPLGQYSGLSGSFIEAIGLAFSYLLGWTVYGSDYTRYLPNQTKPGVVFFNASSSNFIAAFWLELVGVALATIFPQAAAGTNPINLLTGIQPHWLVGLTLVAVIIGTITANVLNIYSSSLSALVINVPLKRWVAAILVGLVGGVVAWIGRTSYYLSFENFLFLLGYWLAPWTAIVLVDFFVVHRGRYTTAIFYDPRRILGRGFWAWLIGVIASIPFFNQSLYQGPIALKYPQLGDISYYVSFVVAGIVYLAMTRRSASR
- a CDS encoding HtrA2 peptidase (PFAM: Trypsin; PDZ domain (Also known as DHR or GLGF)~COGs: COG0265 Trypsin-like serine protease typically periplasmic contain C-terminal PDZ domain~InterPro IPR001478:IPR001254~KEGG: adg:Adeg_0197 HtrA2 peptidase~PFAM: Peptidase S1/S6, chymotrypsin/Hap; PDZ/DHR/GLGF~PRIAM: HtrA2 peptidase~SMART: PDZ/DHR/GLGF~SPTR: HtrA2 peptidase), producing the protein MPTISRTIAAAVVGFAVGAGAVGGGFYTYDHLNPSAAGQTAPNIHQYATVASAPATLPLGPDTISNVVQRVSPAVVKIVATVPQQVNINSSPFFNPFFGSLFGGNLLPQTQIQTDIGTGFFFNPAGYILTNDHVIQGASKIQVYVKGYSQPFTATVVGTDYQTDLAVIKINAPKPMPSLVLGNSNTTPVGAWVIAIGNPYDLNDTVTVGVISAKGRPLTIGSRNYTNLLQTSAAINPGNSGGPLLNLAGQVVGINTAVSTQGQGIGFAIPTSTVDQILPQLMKYGHVSRPWLGVFITTDNASMKSQYNLPTASGVVIAYVEPNSPAAQAGLSAGEVITAVNGQTVSSANQLQTMVERQSVGSQITLTVNDQGHIFTKTVTLAQEPNGPITMPSPSP
- a CDS encoding Cupin 2 conserved barrel domain protein (PFAM: Cupin domain~InterPro IPR013096~KEGG: dhd:Dhaf_1644 cupin 2 conserved barrel domain protein~PFAM: Cupin 2, conserved barrel~SPTR: Cupin domain protein) → MDGALVFGTAASPTEVGLVGEFSAAVGGQGVIRVDWAWPLFFPESWQGGVGDLPAGNPRTQWRLMADWIRQTLSRAVAGVHPSPVIAWVPPLTAAAEEWLTRQFSFYTRRLGIWRLTGQEAVETLLAEWSAFVQGSPSGWVDGWTPPMVRPWDSGRHPMLLKSVKKTPTADFVYLGGMLGSDRLAVQTYRIKPGGVANRNHAHSDVDECYLVWEGSGTLRIGERSIPLVAGDVVAKPSGSRLALAFEAGPDGLVVFDVEGWRHFSQTDVVIYPDHGEWYLRGPGLETACAEESLFDGADVMAHYSERYWRDRGNSRQPRDEKSS